The genomic stretch AATTGGGTGGTACTGGACGTCTATTCCTGGTCTCCCGATGATCACCTATGTGTTCGCTACTTGGGTATTTGATGAGAACGACCGTCTCATTGCTGTTTTGGTGCATAAAGAAATTGATGCACCCTAAGGATCCAACCACCGGGTCGAGTCCGACTCGCAAAAGACGCGCGTCTCACCCGCGGGTTATCTGGTATCTTATTGGCAGCGGAGGTGTTGTTGTGACGAGAAGGATTAATGATATCGGTACATTGGATGGGAGAAGGGAATCGATAGAGATAGACAAGTACCCGGATTTCTGCCCGATATGCAATCAGCACCAGACGCCTAATTACATAACCGCATTCAAGCAGACGTACGATCGCTTCCAGATTATATTTGGATGCCCGAATCATGATTGCTTAAGCTATTTCATCGCCTATTATCTCAAAGGATTTTCTAGCAGTACATACGAATTACGCAATCTGAGGCCTCGAAATTTCGAAGAACTTGAATTTGAAAATGAGGTATTTAATCTATCCGCGACTTTCTGTGAAATCTACGAACAGGCATTCTTTGCTGAAAAGAGAGGATATCAGCAGGTAGCCGGCTGTGGCTATAGAAAAGCCTTGGAATTTCTGGTCAAGGATTATTGTATCAGTAAGAACGAGTCCGACGCTGACGCAATCAAGAAATTGATGCTCAAGCCGGTAATCGAACGATATATAGCCGATGACACTATAAAGGCCTGTGCTGAAAAAGCGACTTGGCTCGGAAATGACGAGACCCATTATGTCAGAAAGTGGGAAGATATGGACATGAAGGACCTAAAAGAATTGATCGAATTGACCAAATACTGGATCGTTCAGAAAATCAAAACCGAAAATTATCTCAAGAAAATGGACAAACCAAAACCAGCCTAAGGCCGCTCCGGATAGCACGGCTACTATGCGTTTGTGTGAAAGAAGCTGATGCTAAGACAAATGATAACGATGCGTTTCCACGCCGACCGCTTCGCGGCGTGTGAACTCATCGTTTTCTCGATGATGATAAAATGGGGAGTGTGCAAGGGGGCCGTTGTTTCTAATTTATTTCTTTTTCTTGATAATAATAGATGATATAAACACGGAAACAAGCAACGTCCCCAAAAAAGTTCTCACGCCCATGTTCGCACAAAAGAGCTCATTGAGAGGAGAGGACGCATCAGGCACATCAGCGTTCCCCGGTGCGGCTGGACTCATGAAGATCGACAATCGGAAAGAGCAGCGGCATGCAATTCCAGATCCGTGCCGGAAGTACCTCACGTTCACGGTGACGCGGGGACAGGAATTGGTACCAGCGGTTATCGCCAACTTCAGCCGGAACGGCATCCTGTTCGAATGCTCCCGGCAGTTTACTGTGTGCGACCGCACCGAATGCTCCCTGAGGGTCAACACGGCCACTCCCCGGGAGATCACGTTCGGGATCGAGGTGAGATATTGCTACGAGAACAGGGGCACCTTCATCACCGGCGCCTCCATCCACGCAATCTCGCAGGACAAGTGGTTCGACGCTTTCGAAAAGCTGTTCGATATGATTGTCACCCGGCAGGGCACATCGTGAAGGAATAGCGAGCGGGTCGACGGCGAGGCATCATAAACAGCGCGTGACCCGAATCGTTAACTAGCACAGACTTATTAGGAGACATCTTGCGCGTCTTTTCTTCCCGCCATGCCCGACTGATCCTCCTGTGCGTCCTGCTCTTCGTCATCAGCTCCGTCCTGGCAAGCGCCGGAGCAGCAGAATCCCGGGATGCGCTCTGGAACATCGTATCAACCTGCACCGACCTCCACGCTCCCCATTACTGCGACAATTGTTCTGCTCCCAGGGTCGACAGCCCCTGCGGCCAGGGGCGCGCGTGCAAGGAGACAACGGAAGTCTGGGAAGAAACGACTGACTACGTCGCGATCCGGGACAGGAAGATGTGCGGCTGCGAAGCAGGATTCGTGCACGGTCTTGCCATTCCGCGCACGCGGGTCATCGGCATCGAAGACCCGAACCGGCCTGACAACATCTGGAGCTTTGCCTGGGCCGCGGCAAAGAAGCGCATCAGCAATGAGGCCGAAATCGCGCTAGCGGTCAACCCGGCGAGCACGCGCGGCCAGGACCAGCTCCACGTGCACATCGTGCGTCTGCAACCTGATGCCCGCGGACGCTTCGATGATTCCAGGTCCGCACGCGTAAGTTCGTTTGGCGACATCTGGAGTGCGGCAGCGAAGAAAGCTGCGCTTTTGGGTCTGAAGGATTACGGCGTGCTCGTGACGAAACAGGCGGAAGGCGATTTTATCGTGCTGGTCGGGGAGAAAAGCCCTGAGAAGGCATTCACCCAGGGGGAGTGCCGATGAGCAAGGGAAGAATGGAAGCGTTCAGCGATGGCGTGATCGCCATCCTGATCACGATCATGGTTCTCGAATTGAGGGTGCCGCGCGAAACCGGCCTGGCTGCGCTGGTCCCGCTGGCCCCGGTGTTCCTGAGCTATGTGCTCAGCTTCGTGTATCTCGGGATCTACTGGAACAACCACCATCACCTGCTCCAGGCGATCAAGCACGTGAATGGCCGCGTCCTGTGGGCAAACCTGCATCTGCTGTTCTGGCTGTCGTTGTTCCCCTTTGTCACCGGCTGGGTCGGCGAGAACCATTTCGCCACGCTGCCGGTGGCGTGCTACGGCGTGGTGCTCCTGTGCGCGGCGATCGCTTATTTCATCCTGACCCGCGCTCTCATTTCTCTCCACGGGAGGGAATCCGTGCTTGCCACGGCGCTTGGCAGGGAATTCAAGGAAAAGGTATCGATCTTCATCTATCTCTCGGCGATCCCACTTGCCTTTGTGAGCCCATGGATCGCCATCGGGTTGTATACACTCGTGGCAGTGATGTGGCTCATTCCCGACCGCCGCATTGAGAAGACGCTGTCAGAATGATGCGGGTCTTCCTGTCGTGCTTGTGTTGACGGAAAAAGCGGAGTATGGCGATGCGTCAATCCGATGTCATTATCGTTTTTCCGTCCAGGACATCCCGCAGTTCATGAAATTCCTTCTTCTTCATTTCCTGCAAGATCAGCAAACTCGCATTGGCAGCCGCCTTCACCGCGATCGGCACGCCGCCGCCGTACTCCGCCCAGTGCCCTCCCAGCAAGAGGTTCTTGACCGGGGTGTGGTAATGGGCGACCCTGCTGGTTATGTTCTTCATGGTCGGCTTCTGTCCCATGGTGGTGCCCCCGCGGTTCCTTGAATATCTCCAGTAGGTGACCGGGGTGGCCACTTCCATGACCTCTATGTGCTTCCGGAGGTCCACACCCATGGCTTTTTCCACGCGGCTGATCAGGACCTGGGCGTACTGTTCTTTGAATTCCCGGTATGCTTTCCCGCGCCCCAGGCCCTCATCCGTTTTCCAGTTGTCTTCATAGTCCATCCAGGCGGCAGTGTGGATGGTCAGCGTGGATTTTCCCTGCGGCGCCAGGGAAGGGTCCCGCACGGAAGGCGCCTGCACGATGAGAGATATCTTGTGAGGGTCCTTTCCCGAATGGTCCGTTCTGTTGGCGCATTCCTCGGTAATGCAGGTCAGTTCCTCATGGAGGCCCAGGCCGGCAATGTCGCAATCCAGGCCGAGGAATATGTTAACCCCGGAGGGGTAGAGGTCGGCCTTCCGGACATCACGCATCAGCCGGTCCGGCACAACGCCCGCGGGAAGCATGTTCTCGTACAGATGCTGAAGGTCGCAGGTCGCGATGACGTATTGCGATGAGATCCGGTGGCCGTTGGAAAGACGGACTCCCGCAGCCCGTCCGTTTTCCAGGAGTATCTTCTCAACAGCCGAGTTCAGGATCACGCGGGATGACGCTGCCTCTATCTGCCTGCACAGCCAGTCCGCAAATACACCCGTCCCGCCGTCTGGCGGCGACTGGATGTCTCCCGTATAGGCCCAGCAGACCGGCATGATCATGCTCATGAACTTTTCTTCGCTGCAAAACAGCTTCTTCATTCCCTCCGTACGGAAATACAGGTTCACGCCCTCTTCCGCAGGCATCCTGAAATACTTCCATACCGGCGCGGTCCATCGGGTCATCTTTAATCCGAACCGCAGCTTTTCCTGAAGGGTCATGGTCTCGATGACCCGCATGCACAGGTTCAGCTTGTCAAAGTGCATGCCGATCCGCCTGCAGTCCTCGAAGAAGCGGACTATGCCCTGCCTGTCTTCGGGGTGGTCCCTGATCAGCTGGTCGCGCAGTTTTTCCGGCTCGCTGGTCAGGACGTAATCAAAGGATTTGCCCTTGTACCGGTGGATGCGCTTCATGTTCCTGCAGACGGGGAAATCCGGCGCGATATGCCGAAACACCCTGTTGACCAGGCCGCGCGCATTGCACTGGTTGAGCCACTGGATGGAGCTGTCGAAGACATACCCCTTCCGCCGGAAGCTCACGAGGTACCCGCCGGGCTGCGGCTGCTCCTCGACCAGCGCCACCTTGAGGCCGGATTTTGCCAGGAGAGCGGAGGCGGTAAGGCCCGCGATGCCGGCGCCGATAACGACGACATCGCATGCGGAAGGCATCGGCTCTGGTGACGTGCTCGTCATGAACGCTCCCTGCCTGATGCGGACGGAGGGTGAACTAGGATAGGTTCTCTGAACTGTCTCAAAGAGGATAGCGGGTTGATGGTATCATACTGCGGGCAAAAAGAGAAGCTTCTTCTAGCTGTGTTTTCCCGTGTTCAAAAGATTTGGGGTCTTCTCCCGTTTGGGTTGGCACTTTCCTCTTTCTCAGTGCGGGGTGTAGGACCGCTCCGGGGATATGCGGGGTTTGGGCAAGGACAGAACGACTGCACCTGCGGGAGACCCATGCGGCCATTCCCGGCATGCGACCGAATCCGAGGGTGAAGCATTTCGGACTGTCTGAGCCCGCAGGTTGGCGAGCCAGCGGCCAGCGTTTATGCGTGTTTACGCGAATGCAGGCTGTTTCCGAAATGTACCGAGGACGACCGAGCATGACGGACGAGAATGGTCGCCGGGTGCCCTTCTTGGGGTCACCTTTCTTGGGCACGCAAGAAAGGTGACTAGAGGCGCGTGCCTGCGCGGACCTGTGAACCGGGGTGCAGAATAAAGAAAAGCATCTTGAACTTCCCTGGGGGATGATCCTGTCTTTAGCCTATGGTCCTTTCCGCCGGTTCACGGCAATCGACTTCTGTCGTTCACTCGTTATGGAGATGATCCAACGATATTTTCTTCGATCGGTACTCACCAGCGTTCATCTGTGCTTAAGAATACTTTTTACGATATCTCCGCGAGCCCGGCGAGCTGCTGATCGAACTCCTTTGCCTTCGCGTCATGCTCGTTCGTAACGGCCTGGAGCTCGGCAAAGCGCGCATCGATCCTTGTCTTGTTGTCGCGGATTGCCTGCGACAGCCGCTTGATGTCCAGGGCCTTGCCCTTGATCGACACCTCAAGGAGCTTCTGGGTGTCCTGCTCGACATCATACTCCAGCTTCGTGATCTCTTCCTCGAGGTCGGCGATCTTCTTCTTGAGAGCGCCGAGGACCCGGGACCTGTCGGACACGATGCCGGTGCGGAGCTTCTTCGCGTCCTTCCTGTTGCCGTTCCTGTCCCCGTCCTGCTTCTTTCCCTTCTTCGTACGCACGCCGCCCTCGTCGCTCCATCCCACGCGCTCGAGGAAGTCAAGGTAGGTCCCTTCGAATACCGAAACGGAGTCGTTGTCGTAGACGATCAGCTTGGTCGCCACGGCCTCGAGGATCAGTTCGCTGTGGGTCACGATGATGACCGCTCCGTCGAAGGCCTCGATGGCCTCGATCAGCGAATCGATGGACTCCATGTCGAGGTGGTTCGTGGGCTCGTCGAGCATGAGCAGGTTCGCCGGGGAGACCAGCAGCTTGCCGAGGAGCACGCGGCTCTTCTCGCCGCCCGAGAGCACGCTCACCTTCTTGAGCGCGTTGTCGCCCTCGAACATCATGAGGCCGCAGATGGCGCGGGACTCGCCCTGGGCGTAATCGGGGTGTGCGTCCATGATCTCCTGGAGCGCCGTCTTGTCCGGCCTGAGCCGGTTGATGTTCGTCTGGCCGAAGTAGGCGATCCGGGTGTTCGGGTGGAGCTTCACCTCGCCGCCCGTGGGCGACATCTCGCGGGCGAGGAGGTTCAGGAGCGTGGTCTTGCCCTTGCCGTTCTTTCCGATCACGGCGATGCGGTCCTTTTTCCCGACGGCGAACGAGAGCCCGTCGATCAGCGGGGGCCCGTCCGGCGAGAACCCGAAGGAGAGGTCCTCCACGGTCATGAGCCACTTCGCCTCGAAGGGCGCGGACCGGAACTTGAAATCGAGCGATCTGATCTCCTCGAGCTTGTCGAGCTGCTCATGCCGGGCGAGCGCCTTGATGCGCGACTGGACCGCGCTGGCCTTGGTCGCCTGGGCGCGGAAGCGGTTGATGAACTGCTCGACCTCCTTGCGCTTCTTCTCGTCGTTCTGGCGCGTCTTCTCGTAGATCTCCTCTTCCATCAGGATCTGGTCGTAGAGCTTCTGCGTGCCGCCCGCCACCTTCCGCATCTTGTAGCGGTGGATGATCATGGTATGGGTCGTGACGCTGTCCATGAACTCGCGGTCGTGGGTGATGATGATCATCTCGTTCCGCCAGGCGCGCAGGAACTGGGTGAGCCAGCGGACCGAAACGATGTCCAGGTAGTTCGTGGGCTCGTCCAGGAGCAGGAGGTTCGGCTCGGACACGAGCACCTTGGCGAGGTTCAGACGCACCTGGTACCCGCCCGAGAGCGACGAGGGGTGCCTGTCGAAGTCGTCGTTCGTGAACCCGAGGCCGTGCAGGATAGCCTCGGCCTTGTACGTCTCGTCGATGTGGTCCTCGTTCACCGGGAGCGCCAGGCAGGCTTCCGCGAGCACCGTGTCCTCGGTGAAATGGATGTGCTGGGAGAGATGGCCCACGGTATAGCCCGAGGGCATGGTGATCGTGCCTGCGTCCTGGTGCTCTTCGCCCAGGATCATGCGGAAAAGCGTTGACTTGCCATGGCCGTTCCTGCCCACGAGCCCGACCCTTTCGCGGGAATTGACGGTGAAACCGACGCCGTCGAACAGGAGCTGCTTGCCGTAGGATTTTTCGATATTTGTGACTTGAAGCATATTTTTCCTTCAACAACCGTAGTATATATAGACTGAAACAAAACGTTATATTACACAAGACCCCGATATATGGCAAATGTTTTTTAAAGGAAATTTTCGATGTCTTGCGTTCGGAGCGCTGGAAAATCAATACATTCCGGAATTCCCCGAATCAGCTGCCGGCTCTTGACAATGTCAGTTCTAAATGCTAAAGTTTGTGCTACTTACTGGGTACTACAGCAGTACAGGGACTTTGCTCAGAGCAAACCGCGGGAAACCGCGGGGCGCAGAGCCGCGAAGCTAAGTACGACAGCACGCCGCCACGGTGCTGTCGTATATGCTAGTCGAGCCGCCAAAGGATACGTATATTCTTTGGCGGCTTTTTTGTTTTGAATCGGGTATGGTCGGAGCTGCGCGAAGTTAATTCAGGCCAGGAGGAGATGGGATATGGATCGTGCAAAGTTTCTATTGATCGCTGTTTTGGCGCTCGGGCTCGGGGCCTGTTCGCCGAAAATATATGGAACGGTTCATCTGCTGGACACGAACCTGCAGCCGATTCCGCCTGCCACGGAGAGCCCGCAGGGCACGGTGGTGAACATGATCAACACCACGACGACCCTGGAGAAGGCATCCCAGGCCGTGAACGTGGACGTTGAAGGCAAGTTCGAGTCCCTGAAGGACTACCTGATTCCCGGTATCTACAAGGTCGAAGCGAGCAGGATCGGGTATATGACCGACACCCAGACCGTCGAGGTGACCAAGTTCGGCGGGCACAAGGTGGAGTTCAAACTCAAGAGGATCCCCGAGGGCAAGCGCAAGAGCATCGAGGGATCGAAGTCCGACGAGGACAAGATCGTGAACCCCGGCGAGGTCAACATCCAGCCTCCGACGATGTGACGCTCGACGACCCAAGGCCCAGCGTAACCGTGAGATTCACCACAGGGAAGGCAGAGAAGGCCGGGCGAAGACTGGAAGGCTGATCTTCTCCAAGGCCTCGGCGACCTCTGTGGCTGCAGCAGTTCCATTTTTAAGGAGGCATTCCATGACGAAGTCAATTCTACGGACGGTTCTGATCCTGTCTGCATCGCTGCTCGTGTTCGGATGCGCAGGGGAGAAGCTCGAGCTCAAGATAAAAGCCACCATGGACAACAAGCCCGCATCCCGGGCCAAGGTCGTCGTGGACAACGAGGATCAGGGCTTGACGGACGCCAACGGCGATTTTTCGAAGGTGATCAAAAAGAAGCCGGGAGCCGAAGTGGACGTAACGGTGTCCGCCGACGTTCCCGGGTACCGGATCACGCCCTGGAAGACGACCTTCCTGATGAAGCTGCCCAAGTCCGGCGCTCCCGACACCTACTCCTTTGACGCGGTCCTTCCCGCATCGCGGTACGTCACGATCCACGTCACGGACAAGGGCGGTCCCGTGGCCGAGGCCGCGGTCCTGGCCGGAGGCAAGGAAGTGGGCAAGACGGACGCCAAGGGCGAGTTCGTGTACGAGTACAAGGAGCTCCCCAAGGGCGGAGCCGACCTCGCGGTTAAGAAGTCCGGCTATGGCGTCTGGCGAAAGACCGGAGATCTCGAGCCGGCCCAGCGCATCGAGGCCGCGATCTCCAAGCGGGTGCTGCTGACCGTGACGGCCCTTGTCGAGGAGTACGGCCAGGCGAGCGGCATCCCGGGCGTGACAATGACCCTCAACAACAAGCAGATCGGCAAGACCGACGCCAAGGGCGTGGCCACGTACAGCTACGACGGCGAGCCGGGCAAAAAGGCCCAGATCACACTTGCAGCCAGCGGCTACATCCCCCCGCAGTGGAAGGCCTCGGTCATGCTCGAGGGCGAGGTCGATATCCAGCGCTACTTCTATCCCTCTACGCCGAAGCCGATCCGCGCCGGCATCTACCGTTTCATCGGCAATACGCCGAACGAGGACATGAAAGAGGTCGCGAGCCAGGCCGAAACCGCGGTGGCCGCCCAGCTCTTCAACAATGCCTGTTTCGTGCAGGTGCCGACCAAGGCCCTCCAGGCGGACATGAAGGCTGCGAAGCTCAACATTGAAAAGATCACCGCGAAGGGATGGCGCGAGACGCCGCTGCGAAGGACCGTGGACATGATCATCCTCGGCAGCGTCGCGAAGGACGACAAGGGCCTTTTGATCGAGACCAAGTTCTATACCTCCGGGGGCAGGCTTATCCTGAGCCAGCTCTCCCGCGCCCGGAGCGCGAGCGACATCAAGAGCGCCGCGAAGGAGATCACGGCGGCGGTGCTCGAGAAATTCCCCTTCGAGGGCACGGTGATCGGCAGCGATGGCGACCGGTACCGGGTGAACATCGGAAAGACGTTCAAGATCAGCCGCGGCACGGAGTTCGCGCTCATGACCCCGCGCCTCGATGAGGCCGGCAGGGTCTCCGGGTACCGCGAGACCGGCAAGCTCAAGGTCAAGAAGTCGGAGGAAAACGGCTCCTGGGCCGAGGTGGAGGACCTGAAAAAGGGCGAGAAGATCACCGTCGGAGACCGCGTGGTGCGGCATATCTACCGCGAGGGCGAGGAAGAGGCCGCCAGGAACTATTTCGTCCTTTCCGCCAAGGGCGGCGTTCCGCCCGATGTCGCGCCGCTCGGAGGCGTGAACATCTACGTGAACGATGAGTGGGCCGGCAGCACAGGCGCAGACGGCAAGGCCGAGGTGCCCGTGCGCATCGGCAAGAACTTCACCCTCGTGCTGTACAAGCACGGCTACCAGCAGGTGAGCGACAAGGTGAGGGTGGAGAAGGCCAGGGAACAGAAGGAGTTCGTCCTGAACGTCAACAACTCGGTGTTCAGGATCGAGTCCGAGCCCTCCTCCGCCGATGTATTCGTGGACGGCGAGAAGATCGGGAGGACCCCGATCCTCGACGGCAAGCTGGTCAACCTCGGGTTCCATACCGTGAAGGTCTCGGTCGGCGGGGACTACCGCGACTGGGAAGAGGTGATGGAGTTCGCCAG from Nitrospirota bacterium encodes the following:
- a CDS encoding DUF4145 domain-containing protein, which produces MTRRINDIGTLDGRRESIEIDKYPDFCPICNQHQTPNYITAFKQTYDRFQIIFGCPNHDCLSYFIAYYLKGFSSSTYELRNLRPRNFEELEFENEVFNLSATFCEIYEQAFFAEKRGYQQVAGCGYRKALEFLVKDYCISKNESDADAIKKLMLKPVIERYIADDTIKACAEKATWLGNDETHYVRKWEDMDMKDLKELIELTKYWIVQKIKTENYLKKMDKPKPA
- a CDS encoding PilZ domain-containing protein → MKIDNRKEQRHAIPDPCRKYLTFTVTRGQELVPAVIANFSRNGILFECSRQFTVCDRTECSLRVNTATPREITFGIEVRYCYENRGTFITGASIHAISQDKWFDAFEKLFDMIVTRQGTS
- a CDS encoding CDP-diacylglycerol diphosphatase; this encodes MRVFSSRHARLILLCVLLFVISSVLASAGAAESRDALWNIVSTCTDLHAPHYCDNCSAPRVDSPCGQGRACKETTEVWEETTDYVAIRDRKMCGCEAGFVHGLAIPRTRVIGIEDPNRPDNIWSFAWAAAKKRISNEAEIALAVNPASTRGQDQLHVHIVRLQPDARGRFDDSRSARVSSFGDIWSAAAKKAALLGLKDYGVLVTKQAEGDFIVLVGEKSPEKAFTQGECR
- a CDS encoding TMEM175 family protein — translated: MSKGRMEAFSDGVIAILITIMVLELRVPRETGLAALVPLAPVFLSYVLSFVYLGIYWNNHHHLLQAIKHVNGRVLWANLHLLFWLSLFPFVTGWVGENHFATLPVACYGVVLLCAAIAYFILTRALISLHGRESVLATALGREFKEKVSIFIYLSAIPLAFVSPWIAIGLYTLVAVMWLIPDRRIEKTLSE
- a CDS encoding NAD(P)/FAD-dependent oxidoreductase translates to MTSTSPEPMPSACDVVVIGAGIAGLTASALLAKSGLKVALVEEQPQPGGYLVSFRRKGYVFDSSIQWLNQCNARGLVNRVFRHIAPDFPVCRNMKRIHRYKGKSFDYVLTSEPEKLRDQLIRDHPEDRQGIVRFFEDCRRIGMHFDKLNLCMRVIETMTLQEKLRFGLKMTRWTAPVWKYFRMPAEEGVNLYFRTEGMKKLFCSEEKFMSMIMPVCWAYTGDIQSPPDGGTGVFADWLCRQIEAASSRVILNSAVEKILLENGRAAGVRLSNGHRISSQYVIATCDLQHLYENMLPAGVVPDRLMRDVRKADLYPSGVNIFLGLDCDIAGLGLHEELTCITEECANRTDHSGKDPHKISLIVQAPSVRDPSLAPQGKSTLTIHTAAWMDYEDNWKTDEGLGRGKAYREFKEQYAQVLISRVEKAMGVDLRKHIEVMEVATPVTYWRYSRNRGGTTMGQKPTMKNITSRVAHYHTPVKNLLLGGHWAEYGGGVPIAVKAAANASLLILQEMKKKEFHELRDVLDGKTIMTSD
- a CDS encoding ABC-F family ATP-binding cassette domain-containing protein, with the protein product MLQVTNIEKSYGKQLLFDGVGFTVNSRERVGLVGRNGHGKSTLFRMILGEEHQDAGTITMPSGYTVGHLSQHIHFTEDTVLAEACLALPVNEDHIDETYKAEAILHGLGFTNDDFDRHPSSLSGGYQVRLNLAKVLVSEPNLLLLDEPTNYLDIVSVRWLTQFLRAWRNEMIIITHDREFMDSVTTHTMIIHRYKMRKVAGGTQKLYDQILMEEEIYEKTRQNDEKKRKEVEQFINRFRAQATKASAVQSRIKALARHEQLDKLEEIRSLDFKFRSAPFEAKWLMTVEDLSFGFSPDGPPLIDGLSFAVGKKDRIAVIGKNGKGKTTLLNLLAREMSPTGGEVKLHPNTRIAYFGQTNINRLRPDKTALQEIMDAHPDYAQGESRAICGLMMFEGDNALKKVSVLSGGEKSRVLLGKLLVSPANLLMLDEPTNHLDMESIDSLIEAIEAFDGAVIIVTHSELILEAVATKLIVYDNDSVSVFEGTYLDFLERVGWSDEGGVRTKKGKKQDGDRNGNRKDAKKLRTGIVSDRSRVLGALKKKIADLEEEITKLEYDVEQDTQKLLEVSIKGKALDIKRLSQAIRDNKTRIDARFAELQAVTNEHDAKAKEFDQQLAGLAEIS
- a CDS encoding PEGA domain-containing protein, whose translation is MTKSILRTVLILSASLLVFGCAGEKLELKIKATMDNKPASRAKVVVDNEDQGLTDANGDFSKVIKKKPGAEVDVTVSADVPGYRITPWKTTFLMKLPKSGAPDTYSFDAVLPASRYVTIHVTDKGGPVAEAAVLAGGKEVGKTDAKGEFVYEYKELPKGGADLAVKKSGYGVWRKTGDLEPAQRIEAAISKRVLLTVTALVEEYGQASGIPGVTMTLNNKQIGKTDAKGVATYSYDGEPGKKAQITLAASGYIPPQWKASVMLEGEVDIQRYFYPSTPKPIRAGIYRFIGNTPNEDMKEVASQAETAVAAQLFNNACFVQVPTKALQADMKAAKLNIEKITAKGWRETPLRRTVDMIILGSVAKDDKGLLIETKFYTSGGRLILSQLSRARSASDIKSAAKEITAAVLEKFPFEGTVIGSDGDRYRVNIGKTFKISRGTEFALMTPRLDEAGRVSGYRETGKLKVKKSEENGSWAEVEDLKKGEKITVGDRVVRHIYREGEEEAARNYFVLSAKGGVPPDVAPLGGVNIYVNDEWAGSTGADGKAEVPVRIGKNFTLVLYKHGYQQVSDKVRVEKAREQKEFVLNVNNSVFRIESEPSSADVFVDGEKIGRTPILDGKLVNLGFHTVKVSVGGDYRDWEEVMEFARKTEDRTGSAKVILYKDYLKIGERALQQNDIDGAIRAYKSAEKGHPDYSEAHNRLAQTYLDDKGDYDSAIREFENVLSLPENQQLVYKQYAVAFTNLGHAYYERGNALVQKDRDAAAQSFAKAIENLKKAKQNTRFFPNLHYDEAVHDTYYYTALSYHKLYLVTKKSTILNDANVAWREYFDFFPKSLEGNSAFEETRAAAQKYWDQIRNL